In the genome of Phragmites australis chromosome 9, lpPhrAust1.1, whole genome shotgun sequence, the window CGAAcggccgcaggggaggtggttgtGACAAGGGCGGTGCCGACACGGCCGCCGTCGGGGTCCTCGAGcacctctgcagagagggctcgcagggaaCCCAGCCCCCGGCCACCTTCTAGCCTGGCCTCGGAACCCCTCCTcgaggtgctgggaagcgctCGGGAGGTCATCGGAGGCTCAAAGTGGCCATGGCGGCAGAGCGATCCGAGCTCGAAAAAGAGCGCGCCGCCCTGGTCGATGAGAGGGGTCGGTTGGAGGAGGCCCTGAAGCTGCTGGAGACCCGCATAGCCTTAGCCCGCGTGGCCTATGAGAAGTCCAAGCGCAAGGTGGCCGAGGAGTGGGAGGCGTTGGAGGAGGCTCGCGACGAGGCTGTCgccgcgcaggagaaggccagccgctTGGACCGGCTCACAGCGAAGCGCGACCAGTCCTCGAGGAGGCATGCCACAGAGCTGCTTGCCCACGAGCGGCAGGTGGTTTCtcaggaggaggtggccagCAAACGGGAGGAGGCCGTGCGGTCTGCCCAGGCGGACTTGTCTCGCCAgaacgacgagctcgagcgtgGCCGCACCGACGTCCTCCGCCGGGAGAAGCAGGTCACGCTGCGCGAGACAGACGTCGAAATAACAACATTGGCACttgacgcccgggaggagcagatcgcacGGCGCGAGGTGGACGCCGACTCGGCATCGTTAGCACTCCCCGCCCGGGAAGAGCTGGTTGCCAAGTGGGAGGCTGACCTGGCTGCCCGAGAGCAAGCCGCCAAGGCCCGGGCCGAGCAGCTGGAGCGAGCTCAGACCGAGGCGACCGCCCAACACTGGGAGATCCCGACAGCGAGGGGCGTCCCTATCAGCGCCGCCGATGGCACCAGCCTAGAGGACTGACTGAAGAACAccgaggacgagctcgagatcATCCTCACCGAGCGGacgaacgtgaagctgatgatgcgggacatcctTCAGTAGGCACGGGACTCCGTGGAGGCGACTGGGCTCGGGCGCGTGTTCGTGGGTGACCAGTCACTGGACAAGGAGACGAcaggccacatcgccctcgggttTGCTGAGATCGCCCGGTGTCTCGTGGCCCTTCCCACCGTTGTCCAGGAGCTGGTGACTCGGGAGGGGCATGTGCTGGCCCAAGGTGTGGCCGAGCACATTCTCGCCTGCTACcgcagccgagaccccgccttcccgctggagccagcccggcagggtgtggttgaggcagaggaggctgccgcccgggaagccgtCCGCGCtgtcgccaccgaggtggcggaaTGCTTTAT includes:
- the LOC133928064 gene encoding uncharacterized protein LOC133928064; the encoded protein is MAAERSELEKERAALVDERGRLEEALKLLETRIALARVAYEKSKRKVAEEWEALEEARDEAVAAQEKASRLDRLTAKRDQSSRRHATELLAHERQVVSQEEVASKREEAVRSAQADLSRQNDELERGRTDVLRREKQVTLRETDVEITTLALDAREEQIARREVDADSASLALPAREELVAKWEADLAAREQAAKARAEQLERAQTEATAQHWEIPTARGVPISAADGTSLED